From the Xylella fastidiosa genome, the window GATGCGGAAACGGGCTTTAGAATGAATGGAGCACTTCCCCGGCATCGTATTGATGTCGGGGGAGACAAAGTCTATGACGTCGGTATGCACTGTTGCAGTGAGAGTGCGAGAGGCACAGTGCAGTGGTGATGTGTGTCTATACCACGCTGAGTTTGGCGTATGCCATGACCAACCATTTTGTACCGGCGTCATCGAATTTGATTTGTACGCGGGTGTGCACGCCGCTGCCTTCGTAGTCGACAACCACGCCGCACCCAAATGTAGGGTGTATGACGTTCACGCCGAGCTTGATAGGTGCTGCGTCGCGTTCATCATGGGCTGGACGTTGCGTTGCTCCTAATGGGGGCTGGTGTGAGACCTGGATGGTGGGGCGTACTTCATGCAATAGATCCTGCGGGATCTCGCGTAAAAAGCGTGAGGGGACGTTGTAGTTATCTTTACCGTGGATACGCCGTGCTTGGGCATAGCTGAGGATGAGTTTGTGACGGGCGCGGGTGATGCCGACATACGCTAAGCGGCGTTCTTCCTCTAGTCGGCCGTGTTCATCCAGGGAACGCGCGCTGGGGAATAATCCATTTTCCAAGCCCACCAAGAAGACTAGGGGGAATTCCAAGCCTTTGGCTGAGTGTAGGGTCATCAGTTGTACGCCTTCTTCACCAGCTTGGACTTGACCATCACCACTTTCCAGGCACGCGTAGGATAGGAACGCGTCTAATTCGGTCATGATGGGTGTGTCTTCGTCGTTTTGCGGAAGGACAAAGCGTGAAGCGACGGAAACAAGTTCGTCTAAGTTTTCTTGACGTGATTCGGCATCCAGAGAACCACGCGCTTCTTTCTTCCAGTGCTGGCGTAACTCCGAACGCTGCAGCATATGGTCAATTCGTTCGGCTAAATCCATCTGGTTGGTTTCCAGCGCAAGTTGTTGCAGTAAATTGAGGAAACTCGCCAAGGCGTTACGCGCGCGCGCGGTCAGCGTGGTTGATTGGGTACATGCCATTGCCGCATCCCATAGTGCTAAGCCTTGGGTACGTGCTAGGTGTCTTACTTCATCTAAGGTGCGCTCACCGATGCCGCGTACGGGGGTATTTACAACGCGTTCGAACGCAGCATCATCGCTACGATTGGCAAGCAGGCGCAGATAGGCTAGGGCATCCTTGATTTCGGCACGCTCGAAGAAGCGCATGCCGCCGTAAACACGGTAGGGGATATGTTCGGATTGCAGCACTTCTTCAAATGCGCGGGACTGTGCGTTACTACGGTAAAGCACTGCGATCTCGCCGTAGCTGCCGCCGTCGCGTACCCACTGGCGGGCGCGTTCGACGATGTAGCGGGCTTCATCAATCTCGTTGTAGGCGGCGTATAGGTCGATGGATTCACCAACACCGGATTCAGTCCAGAGGCGTTTGCCAATTCGGTCTGGGTTATGGGCAATGATTGCGTTGGCAGCGTCAAGGATATTGGCGCTGGAGCGGTAATTTTGCTCCAAGCGGATGGTCTGCACGTTTGGAAAATCTTTCAGGAAGTGTTGTACATGCTCAACTTTGGCACCACGCCAGCCGTAGATGGCTTGGTCGTCATCGCCGACGGCGAAGATGTGGCCAGTGTCATTGGCAAGGACACGCACAAACGCGTACTGGATGGCGTTGGTATCTTGGAATTCGTCGATCAGAATCTCACGGAAGCGCGAACGGTAGTGTGTCAGTAGTGCAGGGGTATCGCGTAGTAGTTCATGTGCCCGCAGCAGCAGTTCCGAAAAATCGACCAAACCAGCGCGGTTGCAGCGCTCCTGATACTCGGTATAGATGCGGCGCTGAGTCTCGATCCAGTCGTCGTGTGACTCGGGTTGGATGTGCTCTGGGCGGCGTCCTTCATCTTTCTGTGTATTAATCCACCACATCGCCTGTTTGGGAGGGAAGAGGGTGTCATTCAATCCCAAGGACTGGATCACTCGTTTGACGAGGCGCAATTGATCGTCGCTGTCTATGACCTGGAAGTTTTCGGGTAATGTTGCGTCGTTCCAATGCAGGCGCAGTAAGCGATGCGCCAGGCTATGGAAGGTCCCGATCCACATGCCGCGTTTACCGTGGCGCAGTTGTAGATCAATCCGTTGTTGTATTTCGCCGGCGGCCTTGTTCGTGAAGGTGACGGCCATCATGCTGTGGGTGGGTACTCCATTTACCTCGTTGAGCCAAACGATGCGATGAGTGAGAACGCGGGTTTTTCCTGATCCGGCACCGGCGAGGATCAGGTAGTGGCCGGGAGCTGCAGCAACGGCCTCGCGCTGGTTCTGATTTAAGTGATAAAGCACATGAGAGACGTTCACGCAATGATTCTACGTGGTGGCAGGATGATATTCATTCTAAGTGTCTGGGCATTCGGGAGGGCATTGAGGAGAGTCATGCTGGAGCTAGCGTTACTGATACGCAGAACATCTCCGTAGGTGTGAACAGGGTGAGTGGAATGGTAATGCCTTCTGCATTTCCGGGCTTCATCCATGATCGAAATGAATAACCCAGTGCACATTCAGAACACTGGTTTGGGAATAAAGGGATTGGGGTGGGGCATATCAGTGGAAATGGGGTTGTAAGGAAGTAACGAATGTCTAGGATGAAGGTGTTCCGCCGCGTAGGAAGTGTGCTTGATCTGTTTCATATTGGATTTATTGTGTTCATGCCCCCTCAAATAGGTTGGCGGTGCATTAGTGGTGTTATATCGTTTCTGTGATCGGTGAATTAATTTGGAAAGGTTGGAAATCATGTTCACGTGTGTGTGAATGGTGATGTCCGAATACAAAGGAAAGATTGTCTTTAGTGATTGAAGTGGTATGCATGTTTTGTTTCGTGTTTACGATGACGAAGATTGCTGAGGGTGAGTGATGCTTAAAGCAAGCGGGTGATTGGACAAGTAGATTCGCTTGGAGATATCTATGTGATCCGTAGAGAGGGTTGCCACACAAGAGTCAGTGGTACTGTATGAGTAAGCTCCGTTAATGCGCATCCTTGACATGAGAAATGTGATGTCTATGGATGAAATACGTGTGATGTGTGTGCTCGATTGGATAGGAATACCATGCGAGGTGTCATGGATGATTCCGGTGTTATGGTGATCGTGGTGTGGGCCAATTTTATTAAATGGTAAATTTAATCAATGAATTAGAAAACATGATGCGTGTGATGATCTATTGATAGATAAGGTATTTGTGATTCCCTCCCTATCATGTTCTCCAAAATGAGGGATCAGATCGGAGTGAAGTTTATATTGCCTGATTCAGTGGGAATGAGTATTTCCATGTTTCAAATTCTGGACAAACCGTATTTCTTTCTGATATGTCAATGGTTCCTGGTATTTGATGATCTTTACGTAGCGTTTTTTTATGTTATGAGCATCAAGGTGTATAGACCCCACAGGGTTGCTTGGGTGTCTGATGAGTGTTTGTGCACGTAATACGTGTTCGATCATTGATAAAACATCATCCAGGTATATTTTCCAGATGTTTTGATGGGGTGTGTATAA encodes:
- the uvrD gene encoding DNA helicase II → MNVSHVLYHLNQNQREAVAAAPGHYLILAGAGSGKTRVLTHRIVWLNEVNGVPTHSMMAVTFTNKAAGEIQQRIDLQLRHGKRGMWIGTFHSLAHRLLRLHWNDATLPENFQVIDSDDQLRLVKRVIQSLGLNDTLFPPKQAMWWINTQKDEGRRPEHIQPESHDDWIETQRRIYTEYQERCNRAGLVDFSELLLRAHELLRDTPALLTHYRSRFREILIDEFQDTNAIQYAFVRVLANDTGHIFAVGDDDQAIYGWRGAKVEHVQHFLKDFPNVQTIRLEQNYRSSANILDAANAIIAHNPDRIGKRLWTESGVGESIDLYAAYNEIDEARYIVERARQWVRDGGSYGEIAVLYRSNAQSRAFEEVLQSEHIPYRVYGGMRFFERAEIKDALAYLRLLANRSDDAAFERVVNTPVRGIGERTLDEVRHLARTQGLALWDAAMACTQSTTLTARARNALASFLNLLQQLALETNQMDLAERIDHMLQRSELRQHWKKEARGSLDAESRQENLDELVSVASRFVLPQNDEDTPIMTELDAFLSYACLESGDGQVQAGEEGVQLMTLHSAKGLEFPLVFLVGLENGLFPSARSLDEHGRLEEERRLAYVGITRARHKLILSYAQARRIHGKDNYNVPSRFLREIPQDLLHEVRPTIQVSHQPPLGATQRPAHDERDAAPIKLGVNVIHPTFGCGVVVDYEGSGVHTRVQIKFDDAGTKWLVMAYAKLSVV